The Podarcis muralis chromosome 10, rPodMur119.hap1.1, whole genome shotgun sequence genome includes a region encoding these proteins:
- the XPNPEP3 gene encoding xaa-Pro aminopeptidase 3 isoform X2, with amino-acid sequence MVLFLAQRLMQPVRGMCSFSDCKFCFFRNLSIQPVEQRKIPNRYLGQPSPFTHPHLLKPGEVTPGLSQVEYALRRHKLMAQIHSEVPGMDHTVILLSNPTYYMSNDIPYTFHQDTNFLYLCGFQEPDSILVLQTVPGKPLPSHKALLFVPRRDPSRELWDGPRSGTDGAVALTGVDEAYTIEEFRHLVAKLKDESSMVWYDFAKPVHPQLHSDYLLHLAEVKARSKNRIRAIRHLVQNLRLVKSAAEIERMKIAGKVTSQFEFECRARGADILAYPPVVAGGNRSNTLHYVKNNQLIKDGEMVLLDGGCEYSGYVSDITRTWPINGRFSSPQAELYQAVLEVQKSCLRLCSPGVSLENIYSLMLTLTGQKLKDLGILQKSTTENHLFKAVRKYCPHHVGHYLGMDVHDTPDVSRSIPLQPGMVITIEPGIYIPEDDVSAPERFRGIGIRIEDDVVVTENTPLILSADCPKEIYDIEQVCDCRP; translated from the exons ACTGCAAGTTCTGTTTCTTTCGGAATTTGTCCATCCAGCCTGTTGAGCAAAGGAAGATTCCAAACCGGTACCTAGGTCAACCTAGCCCTTTCACACATCCACATCTTCTGAAACCAG GAGAAGTAACACCGGGGTTGTCGCAAGTGGAGTATGCTCTCCGTAGGCACAAGTTGATGGCTCAGATACACAGCGAGGTGCCAGGCATGGACCACACAGTGATTCTGCTATCCAATCCTACCTACTACATGAGCAATGATATTCCATACACCTTCCACCAGGACACTAACTTCCTGTATTTGTGCGGGTTCCAGGAGCCTGACAGCATCTTGGTGCTACAGACTGTGCCTGGCAAACCTTTGCCATCCCACAAAGCTCTATTGTTTGTCCCACGGCGGGATCCAAGCAGGGAGCTATGGGATGGACCACGGTCTGGTACAGATGGGGCAGTGGCTCTCACGGGCGTGGATGAAGCATATACCATAGAAGAGTTTAGGCACCTGGTGGCTAAATTGaaag ATGAATCTAGCATGGTTTGGTATGATTTTGCTAAACCTGTGCATCCACAACTCCATTCTGATTACTTGCTACACCTAGCAGAAGTCAAAGCTAGAAGCAAGAATCGTATCCGAGCAATCAGGCACTTAGTGCAAAACCTACGACTGGTTAAATCTGCTGCAGAGATTGAGAGAATGAAGATTGCTGGCAAGGTGACATCACAG TTCGAATTTGAGTGCCGGGCTCGTGGTGCTGATATTTTGGCTTATCCTCCTGTGGTTGCAGGTGGCAACAGATCCAACACCTTGCATTATGTGAAAAACAACCAGCTCATCAAG GATGGAGAAATGGTTTTACTGGATGGGGGATGCGAATACTCTGGTTATGTAAGCGACATCACCCGCACTTGGCCCATCAATGGCAG GTTCTCCAGTCCCCAAGCAGAATTGTACCAGGCTGTACTGGAAGTCCAGAAGTCCTGCCTGAGGCTGTGTTCTCCAGGCGTGAGCCTAGAGAACATTTACAGTCTCATGCTGACCCTCACTGGACAGAAGCTGAAAGATTTGGGGATCCTACAGAAAAGCACCACCGAGAACCACCTCTTCAAG GCTGTTCGGAAATACTGCCCTCATCATGTAGGACATTATCTGGGAATGGATGTTCACGACACCCCCGATGTATCTCGATCGATCCCTCTCCAGCCAGGCATGGTGATCACCATTGAGCCAG GCATCTACATCCCCGAGGATGATGTGAGTGCCCCTGAAAGATTTCGTGGCATTGGTATACGCATAGAAGATGATGTTGTAGTGACAGAGAACACACCATTAATCCTGTCTGCAGACTGCCCAAAGGAGATCTATGACATTGAGCAGGTTTGTGACTGCCGCCCTTGA
- the XPNPEP3 gene encoding xaa-Pro aminopeptidase 3 isoform X1, which yields MVLFLAQRLMQPVRGMCSFSDCKFCFFRNLSIQPVEQRKIPNRYLGQPSPFTHPHLLKPGEVTPGLSQVEYALRRHKLMAQIHSEVPGMDHTVILLSNPTYYMSNDIPYTFHQDTNFLYLCGFQEPDSILVLQTVPGKPLPSHKALLFVPRRDPSRELWDGPRSGTDGAVALTGVDEAYTIEEFRHLVAKLKDESSMVWYDFAKPVHPQLHSDYLLHLAEVKARSKNRIRAIRHLVQNLRLVKSAAEIERMKIAGKVTSQAFVETMFASKSPVDEAFLYAKFEFECRARGADILAYPPVVAGGNRSNTLHYVKNNQLIKDGEMVLLDGGCEYSGYVSDITRTWPINGRFSSPQAELYQAVLEVQKSCLRLCSPGVSLENIYSLMLTLTGQKLKDLGILQKSTTENHLFKAVRKYCPHHVGHYLGMDVHDTPDVSRSIPLQPGMVITIEPGIYIPEDDVSAPERFRGIGIRIEDDVVVTENTPLILSADCPKEIYDIEQVCDCRP from the exons ACTGCAAGTTCTGTTTCTTTCGGAATTTGTCCATCCAGCCTGTTGAGCAAAGGAAGATTCCAAACCGGTACCTAGGTCAACCTAGCCCTTTCACACATCCACATCTTCTGAAACCAG GAGAAGTAACACCGGGGTTGTCGCAAGTGGAGTATGCTCTCCGTAGGCACAAGTTGATGGCTCAGATACACAGCGAGGTGCCAGGCATGGACCACACAGTGATTCTGCTATCCAATCCTACCTACTACATGAGCAATGATATTCCATACACCTTCCACCAGGACACTAACTTCCTGTATTTGTGCGGGTTCCAGGAGCCTGACAGCATCTTGGTGCTACAGACTGTGCCTGGCAAACCTTTGCCATCCCACAAAGCTCTATTGTTTGTCCCACGGCGGGATCCAAGCAGGGAGCTATGGGATGGACCACGGTCTGGTACAGATGGGGCAGTGGCTCTCACGGGCGTGGATGAAGCATATACCATAGAAGAGTTTAGGCACCTGGTGGCTAAATTGaaag ATGAATCTAGCATGGTTTGGTATGATTTTGCTAAACCTGTGCATCCACAACTCCATTCTGATTACTTGCTACACCTAGCAGAAGTCAAAGCTAGAAGCAAGAATCGTATCCGAGCAATCAGGCACTTAGTGCAAAACCTACGACTGGTTAAATCTGCTGCAGAGATTGAGAGAATGAAGATTGCTGGCAAGGTGACATCACAG GCGTTTGTTGAGACAATGTTTGCAAGCAAATCTCCAGTggatgaagcatttctgtatgctAAG TTCGAATTTGAGTGCCGGGCTCGTGGTGCTGATATTTTGGCTTATCCTCCTGTGGTTGCAGGTGGCAACAGATCCAACACCTTGCATTATGTGAAAAACAACCAGCTCATCAAG GATGGAGAAATGGTTTTACTGGATGGGGGATGCGAATACTCTGGTTATGTAAGCGACATCACCCGCACTTGGCCCATCAATGGCAG GTTCTCCAGTCCCCAAGCAGAATTGTACCAGGCTGTACTGGAAGTCCAGAAGTCCTGCCTGAGGCTGTGTTCTCCAGGCGTGAGCCTAGAGAACATTTACAGTCTCATGCTGACCCTCACTGGACAGAAGCTGAAAGATTTGGGGATCCTACAGAAAAGCACCACCGAGAACCACCTCTTCAAG GCTGTTCGGAAATACTGCCCTCATCATGTAGGACATTATCTGGGAATGGATGTTCACGACACCCCCGATGTATCTCGATCGATCCCTCTCCAGCCAGGCATGGTGATCACCATTGAGCCAG GCATCTACATCCCCGAGGATGATGTGAGTGCCCCTGAAAGATTTCGTGGCATTGGTATACGCATAGAAGATGATGTTGTAGTGACAGAGAACACACCATTAATCCTGTCTGCAGACTGCCCAAAGGAGATCTATGACATTGAGCAGGTTTGTGACTGCCGCCCTTGA
- the XPNPEP3 gene encoding xaa-Pro aminopeptidase 3 isoform X3 → MAQIHSEVPGMDHTVILLSNPTYYMSNDIPYTFHQDTNFLYLCGFQEPDSILVLQTVPGKPLPSHKALLFVPRRDPSRELWDGPRSGTDGAVALTGVDEAYTIEEFRHLVAKLKDESSMVWYDFAKPVHPQLHSDYLLHLAEVKARSKNRIRAIRHLVQNLRLVKSAAEIERMKIAGKVTSQAFVETMFASKSPVDEAFLYAKFEFECRARGADILAYPPVVAGGNRSNTLHYVKNNQLIKDGEMVLLDGGCEYSGYVSDITRTWPINGRFSSPQAELYQAVLEVQKSCLRLCSPGVSLENIYSLMLTLTGQKLKDLGILQKSTTENHLFKAVRKYCPHHVGHYLGMDVHDTPDVSRSIPLQPGMVITIEPGIYIPEDDVSAPERFRGIGIRIEDDVVVTENTPLILSADCPKEIYDIEQVCDCRP, encoded by the exons ATGGCTCAGATACACAGCGAGGTGCCAGGCATGGACCACACAGTGATTCTGCTATCCAATCCTACCTACTACATGAGCAATGATATTCCATACACCTTCCACCAGGACACTAACTTCCTGTATTTGTGCGGGTTCCAGGAGCCTGACAGCATCTTGGTGCTACAGACTGTGCCTGGCAAACCTTTGCCATCCCACAAAGCTCTATTGTTTGTCCCACGGCGGGATCCAAGCAGGGAGCTATGGGATGGACCACGGTCTGGTACAGATGGGGCAGTGGCTCTCACGGGCGTGGATGAAGCATATACCATAGAAGAGTTTAGGCACCTGGTGGCTAAATTGaaag ATGAATCTAGCATGGTTTGGTATGATTTTGCTAAACCTGTGCATCCACAACTCCATTCTGATTACTTGCTACACCTAGCAGAAGTCAAAGCTAGAAGCAAGAATCGTATCCGAGCAATCAGGCACTTAGTGCAAAACCTACGACTGGTTAAATCTGCTGCAGAGATTGAGAGAATGAAGATTGCTGGCAAGGTGACATCACAG GCGTTTGTTGAGACAATGTTTGCAAGCAAATCTCCAGTggatgaagcatttctgtatgctAAG TTCGAATTTGAGTGCCGGGCTCGTGGTGCTGATATTTTGGCTTATCCTCCTGTGGTTGCAGGTGGCAACAGATCCAACACCTTGCATTATGTGAAAAACAACCAGCTCATCAAG GATGGAGAAATGGTTTTACTGGATGGGGGATGCGAATACTCTGGTTATGTAAGCGACATCACCCGCACTTGGCCCATCAATGGCAG GTTCTCCAGTCCCCAAGCAGAATTGTACCAGGCTGTACTGGAAGTCCAGAAGTCCTGCCTGAGGCTGTGTTCTCCAGGCGTGAGCCTAGAGAACATTTACAGTCTCATGCTGACCCTCACTGGACAGAAGCTGAAAGATTTGGGGATCCTACAGAAAAGCACCACCGAGAACCACCTCTTCAAG GCTGTTCGGAAATACTGCCCTCATCATGTAGGACATTATCTGGGAATGGATGTTCACGACACCCCCGATGTATCTCGATCGATCCCTCTCCAGCCAGGCATGGTGATCACCATTGAGCCAG GCATCTACATCCCCGAGGATGATGTGAGTGCCCCTGAAAGATTTCGTGGCATTGGTATACGCATAGAAGATGATGTTGTAGTGACAGAGAACACACCATTAATCCTGTCTGCAGACTGCCCAAAGGAGATCTATGACATTGAGCAGGTTTGTGACTGCCGCCCTTGA